The following coding sequences lie in one Dehalococcoidales bacterium genomic window:
- a CDS encoding biotin--[acetyl-CoA-carboxylase] ligase, which yields MADDLSPASVTGSLDTRFIGQRVVYYPSLSSTNEAAKREAQKYAAEGTIVIARQQIAGKGRLKRVWLSPEDSIALSIILYPALAHLSSLVMIASLAVVRSIRVVTGLEAQIKWPNDVLVAGKKVSGILIESRVRGSTVDYAVIGIGVNANLRLSDFPEIAATATSLSEELARDVSLLALTRRLLIELESLYLVLLAGGSVYEDWRDSLMTLGKEVYLEPGGAVCDGIAESVDRDGSLLLRHPDGSLSKIVAGDVTLRHRGCNPPSPC from the coding sequence ATGGCAGATGATTTATCGCCGGCTTCCGTTACCGGTAGTCTGGATACCCGTTTCATCGGGCAACGGGTAGTCTATTATCCCAGCCTGTCTTCAACAAACGAAGCGGCGAAGCGGGAGGCGCAAAAGTATGCTGCTGAAGGAACGATTGTCATCGCCCGGCAGCAAATAGCGGGCAAGGGGCGGCTGAAGCGCGTCTGGTTATCGCCTGAGGATAGTATCGCCCTGTCTATTATTCTCTATCCGGCCCTGGCCCACTTGTCTTCCCTTGTTATGATCGCCTCTCTGGCGGTGGTTCGCAGTATCAGGGTGGTTACCGGGCTCGAGGCGCAGATTAAGTGGCCTAACGATGTGCTGGTGGCTGGCAAAAAAGTATCCGGTATTCTGATCGAAAGCAGAGTGCGGGGTAGTACGGTGGACTATGCCGTTATTGGCATCGGAGTGAACGCTAACCTGAGGCTCTCCGACTTCCCGGAGATAGCAGCTACCGCTACCAGTCTCTCCGAAGAGCTGGCACGGGATGTTTCACTGCTGGCTCTAACCAGAAGGCTTTTGATTGAGTTGGAGAGTTTATATCTGGTTCTGCTGGCGGGGGGATCCGTCTACGAAGACTGGCGGGACAGCTTGATGACCCTGGGGAAAGAGGTCTACCTGGAGCCGGGTGGGGCTGTGTGCGATGGTATCGCCGAATCGGTGGACAGAGATGGCAGCCTGTTGCTCCGTCACCCCGATGGTAGCCTGAGTAAGATTGTCGCCGGTGATGTTACCTTACGTCACCGGGGATGTAATCCTCCCTCTCCCTGCTGA
- a CDS encoding slipin family protein: MSSTVIAIIVVAAILCAIFLPAAIKILREYERGVIFRLGRLTGTKGPGIFVIIPFVDRMVKVDLRVITMDVPYQEVITRDNVTVRVNAVVYFRVIDPESSVIKVLDFIRATSQISQTTLRSVLGQSELDDLLSQREKLNQILQKTIDEQTDPWGIKVTTVEIKEVELAETMKRSMAAQAEAERDRRAKIIHAEGELQASEKLAQAGAIIGREPTTLQLRYLETLTGIAAEKNSTIIFPIPLEFFKAFQGLAKTLGSGDEETK, translated from the coding sequence ATGAGTAGTACTGTAATCGCTATAATCGTTGTGGCCGCTATACTCTGCGCCATATTCCTCCCGGCGGCAATAAAGATTCTTCGGGAATATGAGAGAGGCGTTATCTTCCGCCTGGGAAGGCTGACCGGCACTAAAGGTCCGGGTATTTTTGTCATCATTCCCTTCGTGGACCGGATGGTTAAGGTAGACCTGCGGGTGATAACGATGGACGTCCCCTACCAAGAGGTAATCACCAGGGACAATGTTACGGTCAGGGTGAACGCCGTAGTCTACTTCAGGGTGATTGATCCGGAATCCTCGGTAATCAAGGTGCTTGACTTCATCAGGGCTACCTCACAGATATCCCAGACAACACTGCGGAGCGTACTCGGGCAATCGGAACTTGACGACCTGCTATCGCAACGGGAAAAACTGAACCAGATACTACAGAAAACGATTGATGAACAGACCGACCCGTGGGGGATTAAGGTTACCACGGTAGAGATTAAAGAGGTCGAACTTGCGGAAACGATGAAACGCTCGATGGCAGCTCAGGCTGAGGCAGAGAGAGACAGAAGAGCGAAAATCATCCACGCCGAGGGTGAGCTCCAGGCCTCGGAAAAGCTGGCACAGGCCGGTGCTATCATCGGCAGGGAACCCACTACCCTGCAACTCCGCTATCTGGAAACACTAACCGGGATAGCCGCCGAGAAGAACAGCACTATCATCTTCCCCATCCCGCTGGAATTCTTCAAGGCATTTCAGGGCCTGGCGAAAACCCTGGGCTCGGGAGACGAAGAAACCAAGTAG
- a CDS encoding nodulation protein NfeD, with translation MPKTIRLALLIGVSTIAAIAIATTGGVQAADNRIDVLHVDGTITPVTANYIDRGINQAEQEGAVACIIELDTPGGLDTAMRDIVQDIVSAEIPIVVFVSPSGARAASAGVFITMSGHIAAMAPNTAIGAAHPVAIGTDGEAAMSEEMEEKVINDAAAYIRSIAGGHGRNMEWAEKAVRESVSATEKEALELNVIDIVATDLGDLFSQLDGRQITMLDGSTIILHTEGARTNHNPMSNIESFMLAISDPNIAVILLSLAILGITVEIYSPGLIFPGVFGGICAFLAAYSLGFLPINYAGIALLALAGGLFVAEIFTASFGIFTAGGIASLVIGLLILFSGRPTLFQPDPWLVPTIAAVIGSITAFIVYRVVRSHRRQAETGREELIGKTATVKVILNPKGTILYKGELWTAILDQGQAKPGEEVIITKSDGLTLHVSRKQ, from the coding sequence GTGCCAAAAACTATCCGTCTTGCACTACTAATAGGAGTATCGACTATCGCCGCTATCGCCATCGCCACTACCGGCGGAGTTCAAGCAGCCGATAACCGAATTGATGTGCTCCACGTCGATGGAACCATCACACCGGTCACCGCCAACTACATTGACCGCGGCATCAACCAGGCTGAGCAAGAAGGCGCCGTTGCCTGCATTATCGAGCTGGACACGCCTGGTGGACTGGACACTGCTATGCGTGATATTGTCCAGGATATCGTCAGCGCCGAGATTCCGATAGTGGTATTTGTCTCACCTTCGGGAGCAAGGGCAGCCTCAGCGGGAGTATTTATTACTATGTCCGGCCATATTGCCGCCATGGCACCGAACACGGCCATCGGCGCCGCGCATCCGGTAGCCATCGGCACCGATGGGGAAGCCGCCATGTCAGAGGAGATGGAGGAAAAGGTCATCAATGACGCCGCCGCTTATATCAGAAGCATTGCCGGAGGGCACGGACGCAACATGGAGTGGGCGGAAAAAGCGGTCAGGGAGAGCGTTTCCGCTACCGAGAAGGAAGCCCTCGAGCTTAATGTTATCGACATCGTTGCTACTGACCTGGGAGACCTGTTCTCTCAGCTTGACGGCAGGCAGATAACCATGCTCGATGGCAGTACGATTATCCTCCATACGGAAGGGGCTAGGACCAACCACAACCCAATGAGTAATATCGAAAGCTTTATGCTCGCCATCAGCGACCCCAATATCGCCGTCATTCTGCTCAGCCTGGCCATACTCGGCATAACGGTGGAAATATACAGCCCCGGGCTCATCTTCCCCGGTGTTTTTGGGGGCATCTGCGCCTTTCTAGCCGCCTACTCCCTGGGCTTCTTACCGATAAACTACGCCGGTATTGCACTGCTCGCCCTGGCCGGCGGTCTGTTTGTCGCTGAGATATTCACTGCCAGCTTCGGAATATTTACAGCGGGAGGCATAGCCTCACTGGTTATTGGCCTCCTAATTTTATTCAGCGGGAGGCCCACATTGTTTCAACCAGACCCATGGTTAGTACCAACCATAGCAGCGGTAATCGGCAGCATCACCGCCTTCATCGTCTACCGGGTGGTCCGGAGCCACCGGCGGCAGGCAGAAACAGGAAGAGAAGAACTGATCGGTAAGACCGCCACGGTCAAGGTAATACTCAACCCGAAAGGCACAATTCTCTACAAGGGCGAACTCTGGACAGCAATACTAGACCAAGGCCAGGCGAAGCCTGGAGAGGAGGTGATTATAACCAAGTCTGACGGCCTGACTCTCCACGTAAGCAGAAAACAATAA
- a CDS encoding HisS family protein has product MRVQRCKGSRDLTPDQMLRFRFVEKAFRRCCLKWGYEEVKTPVLEYLNLFTSTGTLTPGMLSKVYSFLDWDGWSGQRLVLRPDGTIPLARLYIDNIADNKKLARLFYTSNIFRFEETGQETRERWQGGVELIGVSSSLADVELILLALEVLAKMGIKGVELKLSHAGLVRSLLSELGLSDREQTMIFDQILDGDSEAFARIRAERPDLGRAMVSLLDLEGRSPGFLKNLRSLLGRSVPELVPIVDDFISVVELLDAVGCDYQIDITSGKGFEYYTGVIFQLFYDGDKIGGGGRYDALIPLMGGGDIPASGFALYFDCLMNLVEPAVLAGPLEQRILVKVEREAVKKGLDITASLRDAGYIVELWLESQQPSNLRWMLDVRSEVPAFVIHDSLKIKDIELETAGEVLTLLGESNGDKDSPA; this is encoded by the coding sequence GTGAGAGTCCAGAGGTGTAAAGGCAGCCGGGACCTGACCCCGGATCAGATGTTACGCTTTCGCTTCGTCGAGAAAGCTTTCCGGCGGTGCTGTCTTAAGTGGGGCTACGAAGAGGTAAAGACTCCGGTTCTCGAATACCTGAACCTGTTTACCTCGACGGGGACGCTGACGCCCGGCATGTTGAGTAAGGTATATTCTTTCCTCGACTGGGATGGCTGGAGTGGGCAGAGGCTGGTACTGCGGCCTGATGGCACTATCCCGTTGGCCCGGCTCTATATTGACAATATTGCCGATAATAAGAAGCTGGCCAGACTCTTCTATACCAGCAATATCTTCAGGTTTGAGGAGACCGGCCAGGAGACGAGGGAAAGGTGGCAGGGGGGAGTTGAGCTGATAGGAGTAAGCTCTTCTCTTGCTGATGTCGAGTTGATCCTACTGGCCTTAGAGGTACTGGCTAAGATGGGGATTAAGGGTGTGGAGTTGAAGCTGTCCCACGCCGGTCTGGTGAGAAGCTTGCTTTCGGAACTGGGGCTGAGCGACAGGGAGCAGACCATGATATTTGACCAGATCCTGGATGGAGATAGTGAGGCCTTTGCCCGCATAAGGGCAGAGAGGCCTGATCTGGGTAGAGCGATGGTTTCACTACTTGATCTTGAAGGAAGGTCTCCCGGTTTCCTGAAGAACTTAAGGTCTCTACTTGGCCGGAGTGTACCCGAGCTTGTCCCTATTGTTGATGATTTTATCAGTGTTGTGGAACTGCTTGATGCCGTCGGCTGCGACTACCAGATTGACATAACCTCGGGCAAGGGCTTTGAGTACTATACCGGTGTGATTTTCCAACTCTTTTATGACGGAGATAAGATAGGCGGGGGAGGAAGGTATGATGCCCTGATTCCTCTGATGGGCGGTGGGGATATTCCGGCTTCCGGCTTTGCCCTCTACTTTGACTGCCTGATGAATCTGGTTGAGCCAGCCGTTCTGGCGGGACCTTTAGAGCAAAGGATCCTGGTCAAGGTTGAGCGGGAGGCGGTCAAAAAGGGTTTGGATATTACCGCTTCCCTCCGTGATGCGGGCTATATCGTCGAGCTTTGGCTTGAGAGCCAGCAGCCATCCAATCTCAGGTGGATGCTGGATGTCCGCAGTGAAGTCCCTGCATTTGTTATTCATGATAGTCTTAAAATCAAAGATATTGAGCTTGAGACTGCCGGTGAGGTTCTGACTCTACTGGGTGAGAGTAATGGCGATAAAGATAGCCCTGCCTAA